A region of Spiribacter roseus DNA encodes the following proteins:
- a CDS encoding M48 family metalloprotease: MMRDTLAVGIRVTLGALALAAAVALAGPAAKAQADNLDLSLPDLGNPSSQALPAGEAARIGQEMMREIRREVDGLDDPAVNAYIRDLGARITTATDTPAADYRFFVINDPRINAFAMPGGFIGVHTGLISAARNESELGSVIAHELAHVTQRHIARRIAAAEQTSLRTAAMVLAGLVIGSQNPQAGAAAVTTGMASGIDSQLAYSRDHEREADRTGMRILTRANLEPMGMADFFEVLQADNRYRSRAPAFLSTHPLTRARIAEVRSMARDLQPDSVFESPDFGYIRARVEVATADQPDAALEAFRARIESGDDSHPQRYGRAVALIADGQPAAATRRLEALLDDAGAHDLLYLALAEAALEADRTDAALGRIDDGLSLFPDSVGLRVTRIEALLQADRAQDALAATRRLTHDQPDAPGIWALHARAASAASDPDESALAMAHHYAVQGDLRAGLSQLRRVSDISATAGQRSRADALRSRWEAQLDSAG; this comes from the coding sequence ATGATGAGAGACACACTGGCGGTGGGCATTCGGGTAACGCTGGGCGCGCTCGCGCTGGCGGCGGCGGTGGCGCTGGCGGGACCGGCGGCGAAGGCGCAGGCCGACAACCTCGACCTGTCGCTGCCCGATCTCGGCAACCCGTCCAGCCAGGCGCTGCCGGCGGGTGAAGCGGCGCGGATCGGCCAGGAGATGATGCGCGAGATCCGCCGGGAGGTGGACGGGCTCGACGACCCCGCGGTCAATGCCTACATCCGTGATCTGGGGGCGCGCATCACCACCGCCACCGACACCCCGGCGGCCGACTACCGGTTTTTCGTCATCAACGACCCGCGCATCAACGCCTTTGCCATGCCGGGCGGATTCATCGGCGTGCATACCGGCCTGATCAGCGCCGCGCGCAATGAAAGCGAACTGGGATCGGTGATCGCCCATGAGCTGGCCCATGTCACCCAGCGCCACATCGCCCGGCGCATCGCCGCGGCCGAGCAAACCAGTCTGCGCACGGCCGCCATGGTGCTCGCCGGGCTGGTGATCGGCTCGCAGAATCCGCAGGCGGGCGCGGCGGCGGTCACCACCGGAATGGCATCGGGCATCGACAGCCAGCTGGCCTACTCCCGCGATCACGAACGCGAGGCGGATCGCACCGGCATGCGCATCCTGACCCGGGCCAACCTCGAGCCCATGGGCATGGCCGACTTCTTTGAAGTGCTGCAGGCCGACAATCGCTATCGAAGCCGCGCACCGGCGTTTCTGAGCACCCATCCGCTGACCCGGGCCCGGATCGCCGAAGTGCGCTCGATGGCCCGTGATCTGCAGCCCGACTCGGTGTTCGAGAGCCCGGATTTTGGCTACATCCGCGCCCGGGTCGAGGTAGCCACCGCGGATCAGCCGGACGCGGCCCTTGAGGCCTTCCGCGCCCGCATCGAATCGGGGGATGACAGCCACCCGCAGCGCTATGGCCGGGCCGTGGCACTGATTGCCGACGGCCAGCCGGCGGCCGCCACCCGGCGGCTCGAGGCGCTGCTCGATGACGCCGGCGCCCATGACCTGCTGTACCTGGCGCTGGCCGAGGCCGCCCTCGAAGCCGATCGGACCGACGCCGCGCTGGGGCGCATCGATGACGGGCTGAGCCTGTTCCCGGACAGCGTCGGCCTGCGGGTGACCCGCATCGAGGCGCTGCTGCAGGCGGATCGGGCCCAGGACGCGCTGGCCGCCACCCGCCGCCTGACCCATGACCAGCCCGATGCCCCGGGGATCTGGGCGCTGCATGCCCGCGCCGCCAGCGCCGCCTCGGACCCCGATGAATCGGCACTGGCGATGGCCCACCACTATGCCGTGCAGGGTGATCTGCGCGCCGGGCTCTCGCAGCTGCGGCGGGTCAGCGACATCAGCGCCACCGCCGGGCAACGATCCCGCGCCGATGCGCTGCGCAGCCGCTGGGAGGCACAGCTCGACAGCGCCGGCTGA
- a CDS encoding poly(R)-hydroxyalkanoic acid synthase subunit PhaE yields MVSDGSKRQDGTDQGDWAAWLGAFSPQSDPLGVQALLIRSADALGQARTPADALRALGDAIAAEREYRQRQGDQLDTLLEQWSTTLQAIAPAFPDHRPTDTPSLGPYPRRQDQLRALGEQIDTYQAALADHLDGVTDLAEACLNDLRAELNAADAPPPDPGALAERWAAIAEPRYEAWLARPDTERRIAALVNAWSALQTTLRALADDLLEGLGLPSARGMDDLAAELQRQRRRQRRETAALRAEIAALRAQLHGDGESAR; encoded by the coding sequence ATGGTCAGCGACGGATCAAAGCGGCAGGACGGCACCGATCAGGGTGACTGGGCGGCGTGGCTGGGGGCGTTTTCCCCGCAGTCGGATCCGCTGGGCGTGCAGGCGCTGCTGATTCGCAGTGCCGACGCGCTGGGGCAGGCCCGTACACCGGCCGACGCGCTCCGCGCCCTCGGCGATGCCATTGCCGCCGAGCGCGAATACCGGCAGCGGCAGGGCGATCAGCTCGATACGCTGCTCGAGCAGTGGTCCACCACCCTGCAGGCCATCGCCCCGGCATTCCCCGACCATCGGCCCACGGACACCCCCAGTCTGGGCCCCTATCCCCGCCGTCAGGACCAGCTGCGGGCGCTGGGCGAACAGATCGATACCTATCAGGCGGCACTGGCCGATCATCTGGACGGCGTCACCGACCTGGCCGAGGCCTGTCTGAACGACCTGCGCGCCGAGCTCAACGCCGCCGACGCCCCGCCGCCGGACCCTGGCGCGCTGGCCGAGCGCTGGGCCGCCATTGCCGAGCCCCGCTACGAGGCCTGGCTCGCCCGGCCCGATACTGAGCGGCGCATCGCCGCACTGGTCAACGCCTGGAGCGCGCTCCAGACCACCCTGCGGGCCCTTGCCGACGATCTCCTCGAAGGCCTCGGCCTGCCCTCGGCCCGCGGCATGGATGACCTGGCGGCCGAGCTGCAGCGCCAGCGCCGGCGCCAGCGCCGCGAGACCGCAGCACTGCGGGCCGAGATCGCGGCGCTGCGGGCGCAGCTGCACGGCGACGGTGAATCGGCCCGCTAG
- the phbB gene encoding acetoacetyl-CoA reductase, which produces MTQRLALVTGGAGGIGTAICRQLAADGRRIVTTCVDPEAEGIEAWIEMMRGEGIEADWVKCDVSDHAACVAMADEVRERFGGVDILVNVAGITSDGFLHKMSADAWDKVIDINLSGVFNVTHQFVAGMRDQGFGRVVNISSVNGQTGQFGQTNYSAAKAGMHGFTMALAKEGAAKGVTANTVSPGYVKTSMTDAMPDKVRDAIVAQIPAGDMGQPEDIARAVGFLTADEAGYINGANLPVNGALFCSF; this is translated from the coding sequence ATGACGCAGCGATTGGCACTGGTAACCGGGGGCGCCGGCGGAATCGGCACGGCCATCTGTCGGCAGCTGGCCGCGGATGGCCGGCGCATCGTCACCACCTGTGTGGATCCCGAGGCCGAGGGCATCGAAGCCTGGATCGAGATGATGCGCGGTGAAGGCATCGAGGCGGACTGGGTCAAGTGCGATGTCAGTGACCATGCCGCCTGTGTGGCCATGGCCGACGAGGTGCGCGAGCGCTTCGGGGGCGTCGACATCCTGGTCAACGTCGCCGGCATCACCAGTGACGGCTTCCTGCACAAGATGAGCGCCGATGCCTGGGACAAGGTCATCGACATCAACCTGAGCGGCGTTTTCAACGTCACCCATCAGTTCGTCGCCGGCATGCGCGACCAGGGCTTTGGCCGCGTGGTGAACATCTCGTCGGTCAATGGCCAGACCGGTCAGTTCGGCCAGACCAACTATTCCGCCGCCAAGGCGGGCATGCACGGCTTTACCATGGCCCTGGCCAAGGAGGGCGCGGCCAAGGGCGTGACGGCCAATACGGTTTCGCCCGGGTATGTGAAGACCAGCATGACCGATGCCATGCCCGATAAGGTGCGCGACGCCATCGTCGCCCAGATCCCCGCCGGCGACATGGGCCAGCCCGAGGATATCGCCCGTGCGGTGGGCTTTCTGACGGCGGATGAGGCGGGCTACATCAATGGCGCGAACCTGCCGGTGAACGGCGCGCTGTTCTGTAGCTTTTAA
- a CDS encoding AI-2E family transporter → MYPIRQWLNRHLSNPQVVGLTVILLIGVAVVTFLGSMLVPVFASIVLAYLLEGIVRTLTRYHVPRGPAVLIVYLLFLLCLVAGLLALLPTIVNQVIQLVENLPAMLEQGQQALLQLPERYPAYFSADQVAALLDTIRREAIGYARSLASSLSLASVVMVVTIMVYAVLLPVLIFFFLWDKSRILGWTVRFLPRHYGLVASVWHEVDLQIGNYVRGKFVEVAIVWVGSYLTFLALGLDFAMLLALMVGLSVIIPYVGAIVVTLPIAIVAYFQFGASSEFMWVLIAYAIIQAIDANVLVPLLFSEAVNLHPVAIIIAILIFGGIWGFWGVFFAIPLANLIQAVINAWPRVSIEDEDGEDGAGEADAAG, encoded by the coding sequence ATGTACCCCATCCGCCAATGGCTCAACCGCCACCTGAGCAATCCGCAGGTGGTGGGACTGACCGTGATACTGCTGATCGGCGTCGCCGTGGTGACGTTTCTGGGCAGCATGCTGGTGCCGGTGTTCGCCTCGATCGTGCTGGCCTATCTGCTTGAGGGCATCGTCCGCACCCTGACCCGCTATCACGTCCCGCGCGGGCCGGCCGTGCTGATCGTCTATCTGCTCTTTCTGCTGTGTCTGGTGGCGGGGCTGCTGGCGCTGCTGCCGACCATCGTCAACCAGGTCATTCAGCTGGTGGAAAACCTCCCGGCCATGCTCGAGCAGGGTCAGCAGGCCCTGCTGCAGCTGCCCGAGCGCTATCCCGCCTACTTTTCGGCCGACCAGGTCGCGGCGCTGCTGGATACCATCCGCCGCGAGGCCATTGGCTACGCCCGCAGCCTGGCCTCGTCGCTGTCGCTGGCCTCGGTGGTGATGGTGGTCACGATCATGGTCTACGCGGTGCTGCTGCCGGTGCTGATCTTCTTTTTCCTGTGGGACAAGTCGCGGATCCTGGGCTGGACGGTGCGCTTTTTGCCGCGCCATTACGGCCTGGTGGCCTCGGTGTGGCACGAGGTGGATCTGCAGATCGGCAACTATGTGCGTGGCAAGTTCGTCGAGGTGGCCATCGTCTGGGTGGGCAGCTACCTGACCTTTCTCGCCCTGGGGCTCGACTTCGCCATGCTGCTGGCGCTGATGGTGGGGCTGTCGGTGATCATTCCCTATGTGGGTGCCATCGTCGTGACGCTGCCCATCGCCATCGTCGCCTATTTCCAGTTCGGGGCCAGCAGCGAGTTCATGTGGGTGCTCATCGCCTACGCCATCATCCAGGCCATCGATGCCAATGTGCTGGTGCCGCTGCTGTTCTCCGAGGCGGTCAACCTGCACCCGGTGGCCATCATCATCGCCATCCTGATCTTTGGCGGCATCTGGGGGTTCTGGGGGGTGTTCTTCGCGATTCCGCTGGCCAATCTCATCCAGGCGGTGATCAATGCCTGGCCGCGGGTCAGCATCGAGGATGAGGACGGCGAAGACGGGGCGGGCGAGGCGGATGCCGCCGGCTAG
- the phaR gene encoding polyhydroxyalkanoate synthesis repressor PhaR encodes MTDKRLIKKYPNRRLYDTAISSYVTLEDVKGLVLDGVDFEVTDAKSGADLTRTILLQIISEEEEGGEPIFSSDLLAQIIRAYGGNMQSLLTSYLEKSMALWADQQSALRERARTFMDASNPVSMLSQITEQNLSMWQQAMDRYRRDQAPPSSSDDESAGDDREDER; translated from the coding sequence ATGACGGACAAGCGCCTGATCAAGAAATACCCCAATCGGCGGCTCTACGACACCGCCATCAGCAGCTACGTCACGCTGGAGGACGTCAAGGGGCTGGTGCTCGATGGGGTGGACTTCGAGGTCACCGATGCCAAATCGGGGGCTGATCTGACCCGCACCATCCTGCTGCAGATCATCAGCGAGGAGGAGGAGGGCGGCGAGCCGATCTTCTCCAGCGATCTGCTCGCGCAGATCATCCGTGCCTATGGCGGCAACATGCAGAGCCTGCTCACCAGCTATCTCGAAAAGAGCATGGCCCTGTGGGCCGATCAGCAGAGTGCCCTGCGCGAGCGGGCCCGGACGTTCATGGATGCCAGCAACCCGGTGAGCATGCTCTCGCAGATCACCGAGCAGAACCTGTCGATGTGGCAGCAGGCGATGGACCGGTATCGTCGCGATCAGGCGCCGCCGTCATCCAGCGATGACGAGTCCGCCGGGGACGACCGCGAGGACGAGCGTTGA
- the rbsK gene encoding ribokinase gives MSRVTVLGLFCADLITRTTRLPVWGETLHGRGFRLMAGGKGSNQAVAAAQQGAAVTFISRLGDDAFAPIARTLYESVGIDTHHVGTDAELNTGTATILVDDDRGDNAIVIDPGACANLTTGHVSAAESAIAGSAVFVCQLELPLAVSEHGIRLAQRHGVPVILNPAPACALPAAIYSAIDYLTPNESEAAELVGHPVETDAQVARAAATLRQWGTRNVLITLGERGVYIDSDAFQGMIPAINAGPVVDTIGAGDAFNGALAAALAEGRDLPAAARRACATAGLSVTRAGAAASLPGRAAVDAQLAGAAE, from the coding sequence ATGTCCCGTGTCACCGTTCTGGGCCTTTTCTGCGCCGATCTGATCACCCGCACGACCCGTCTGCCGGTCTGGGGCGAAACCCTGCATGGCCGGGGCTTTCGCCTGATGGCCGGCGGCAAGGGCTCGAACCAGGCCGTCGCCGCCGCTCAGCAGGGCGCGGCGGTCACGTTCATCTCGCGTCTGGGGGATGACGCCTTCGCCCCCATCGCCCGCACCCTCTACGAATCCGTCGGCATCGACACACACCATGTCGGCACCGATGCCGAGCTCAACACCGGCACGGCCACCATCCTGGTGGATGATGACCGGGGCGATAACGCCATCGTCATCGACCCGGGTGCGTGCGCGAATCTGACCACCGGGCATGTCAGCGCGGCCGAATCGGCGATCGCCGGCTCGGCCGTGTTCGTCTGCCAGCTCGAACTGCCCCTGGCGGTCAGCGAGCACGGGATCCGTCTGGCGCAGCGCCACGGCGTGCCGGTCATCCTCAACCCGGCGCCGGCCTGCGCACTGCCGGCGGCGATCTACTCAGCCATCGACTACCTCACGCCCAACGAATCGGAGGCCGCCGAACTCGTGGGCCATCCGGTTGAAACCGATGCCCAGGTCGCCCGCGCCGCCGCCACGCTGCGGCAATGGGGCACGCGCAACGTGCTCATCACGCTGGGCGAGCGCGGCGTGTATATCGACAGTGATGCCTTTCAGGGGATGATTCCGGCGATCAATGCGGGGCCGGTGGTGGACACCATCGGCGCCGGCGATGCCTTTAACGGCGCCCTGGCCGCCGCACTGGCGGAGGGCCGCGATCTGCCCGCCGCCGCGCGCCGGGCCTGTGCCACTGCGGGCCTGTCGGTGACCCGGGCCGGCGCCGCCGCGTCACTGCCGGGCCGGGCTGCCGTGGATGCGCAGCTTGCCGGTGCGGCCGAATGA
- a CDS encoding alpha/beta fold hydrolase, protein MAETDPITPSAVVTETDNATLHRYGTPDDPPLLIIYSLVNRPAILDLSPERSVIARLLAGGFCVYLLAWHPPGAARRYLGLADYVLGDITDAVDWVADRHAMPPHLLGVCQGGVLALCQTALRPRQIRSLTTLATPIATDSPDDALARLARGIDFDALVTATGNVTGEGLATVFASLKPFALGPRRYNGLAALADADAAARDAFLRMERWMYDGPDLAGRAFAEFAREIYQNNALIRDTLTLDGQPVRLAAIDTPVFNAWAEDDHLVPPATARALAAHLGGDCAEHGLPGGHLGLFIGGRAHKQLYPALLDWLRSH, encoded by the coding sequence ATGGCCGAGACCGATCCCATCACCCCCAGCGCGGTCGTCACCGAGACGGACAACGCCACGCTGCACCGCTATGGCACGCCCGACGATCCGCCCCTGCTGATCATCTACTCGCTGGTCAACCGCCCGGCGATCCTTGATCTGAGCCCCGAGCGATCGGTGATCGCCCGGCTGCTCGCCGGCGGCTTCTGCGTGTACCTGCTGGCCTGGCACCCACCCGGCGCGGCGCGGCGCTATCTGGGGCTGGCCGACTATGTGCTCGGTGACATCACCGATGCCGTCGACTGGGTGGCCGATCGGCACGCCATGCCCCCGCATCTGCTGGGTGTGTGCCAGGGCGGGGTGCTGGCGCTCTGCCAGACGGCGCTGCGCCCGCGGCAGATCCGCAGCCTGACCACCCTGGCCACGCCCATTGCCACCGACAGCCCCGATGACGCACTGGCGCGGCTGGCGCGGGGCATCGACTTTGATGCTCTGGTCACGGCCACCGGCAATGTCACCGGCGAAGGGCTGGCCACGGTGTTCGCCAGCCTCAAGCCATTCGCCCTGGGCCCACGGCGCTACAACGGCCTGGCGGCCCTGGCGGATGCCGATGCGGCGGCACGCGATGCGTTCCTGCGCATGGAGCGCTGGATGTACGACGGGCCCGATCTGGCCGGCCGGGCGTTCGCCGAGTTCGCCCGCGAGATCTATCAGAACAACGCGCTGATCCGCGATACGCTCACCCTCGACGGCCAGCCGGTGCGCCTGGCGGCCATCGACACGCCGGTGTTCAACGCCTGGGCCGAGGATGACCATCTGGTCCCACCGGCCACCGCCCGCGCCCTCGCCGCGCACCTCGGTGGCGACTGCGCCGAGCACGGCCTGCCCGGCGGGCATCTCGGGCTTTTCATCGGGGGGCGCGCGCACAAGCAGCTCTACCCCGCCCTACTCGACTGGCTGAGGAGCCACTGA